The following proteins are co-located in the Paenibacillus sp. FSL H8-0079 genome:
- a CDS encoding sugar ABC transporter permease, with translation MKNRLQLSLFLIPGLLLYVGLFVFPTLTGLFYSFTDWDGVSPSYAFVGLDNYKDSLSSIVFRKAFGNNVEFMLTVVIAQTFISLVLALLLVRNTKTRIVLRALYFLPAILSSVSVGLIWAFMYDPSIGLINYGLNEAGMSSIARNWIGDPKIAIYSIAAVQVWAHAGQMMIVFIAGLQGIPAELYEAARMDGGSKWQVFRTVTWPLLAPSATIVVAYTTIQSFKAFDLIFTMTDGGPNYATEILTTYIYHTAFGSYSFGLASAGSMIFLVLLALLTLLQFKALRADRVSY, from the coding sequence ATGAAAAACCGTCTTCAGCTATCCCTGTTTCTGATCCCCGGGTTGCTGCTGTACGTTGGATTGTTCGTATTTCCTACATTGACGGGGCTGTTCTATTCCTTTACGGACTGGGATGGGGTATCCCCGTCGTATGCATTTGTAGGGCTGGATAATTACAAGGACAGTCTCAGCAGCATCGTATTCCGCAAAGCCTTTGGTAACAACGTGGAGTTCATGTTAACGGTTGTTATTGCACAAACCTTTATTTCACTTGTCCTGGCTCTGCTCTTGGTACGTAATACCAAGACACGCATTGTGCTTCGGGCATTGTATTTCCTGCCTGCGATTCTGTCCTCCGTATCGGTTGGACTGATCTGGGCATTCATGTATGATCCATCCATTGGATTGATCAACTATGGACTGAATGAAGCAGGGATGAGCAGCATCGCTCGTAACTGGATTGGTGATCCCAAGATCGCCATCTATTCCATCGCTGCGGTACAGGTATGGGCACATGCTGGGCAGATGATGATCGTATTCATCGCAGGTCTGCAAGGCATTCCGGCAGAACTGTATGAGGCGGCTCGTATGGACGGCGGCAGCAAATGGCAGGTATTCCGTACCGTGACCTGGCCACTGCTAGCACCTTCGGCAACAATTGTTGTGGCCTATACGACCATTCAATCGTTCAAGGCATTTGACCTCATTTTCACAATGACGGACGGAGGCCCGAACTACGCAACTGAAATTTTGACAACATATATCTATCATACCGCCTTTGGCAGCTATTCATTTGGTCTGGCTTCTGCCGGTTCCATGATCTTCCTGGTGTTGCTCGCGCTCTTGACGCTGTTGCAGTTCAAGGCACTGCGTGCCGACCGGGTAAGCTATTGA
- a CDS encoding extracellular solute-binding protein, protein MKKNKKLILPLVSMLVMSILLSACGGGDNASSGENGSSGSGKVTISFMHWRGEDSEALNKTIDAFEKENPNINVEMQTLPSDQYQSTVQSKISDGSVGDVFASFPGAQFEAFTKAGLFTDLTGSSFLSAYNSKLIESGQHDGKQYAIPYQLVYNDPIYNVKLFEQYGLTPPTDWEGFLALCQKLKDNGIIPIAFAGADIGPGQFMNTMVMNNAPSDDIFTKVEAGEAKLTDEFWVKTLTQIKELNDKGYFQQDALGTKDPAAGALFIQEKAAMLASGSYQLAQNKQQNPNLEQKLLAPITVSANQAKYEGVHTTTFMLAVNSKSKHPEEAKKFLEFLSNPEVASEYANQTGQNVTVNDVKYDTPELQVAGEWASKKTVFQPRFTILNGDNQKAVTNSIQAVLSGTSPEEAAQQAQAIIDQHIGK, encoded by the coding sequence ATGAAAAAAAATAAAAAATTAATCCTGCCGCTCGTCAGTATGCTGGTGATGTCCATCCTGCTGTCGGCTTGCGGCGGCGGGGATAACGCGTCATCTGGAGAGAACGGTTCCTCGGGTTCAGGCAAAGTTACGATCAGCTTCATGCACTGGCGTGGAGAAGATTCCGAAGCACTCAACAAGACTATTGACGCATTTGAAAAAGAAAACCCGAACATCAACGTGGAGATGCAGACGTTGCCCTCCGATCAATACCAGTCCACCGTTCAATCCAAAATCAGTGACGGTTCGGTAGGGGATGTATTTGCTTCCTTCCCGGGTGCACAGTTCGAAGCTTTCACCAAAGCCGGCTTGTTCACGGATCTGACCGGATCATCATTCCTGTCGGCCTACAATTCGAAGCTGATTGAATCAGGACAGCATGATGGCAAGCAATATGCGATCCCGTACCAACTCGTATATAACGATCCCATCTATAACGTAAAACTGTTTGAACAATACGGCTTGACGCCGCCGACCGATTGGGAAGGCTTCCTGGCACTTTGCCAGAAGCTGAAAGACAATGGCATCATTCCGATTGCCTTTGCCGGAGCGGACATTGGCCCAGGGCAATTCATGAATACGATGGTGATGAACAATGCACCGAGTGACGACATTTTTACCAAAGTAGAAGCTGGCGAAGCCAAACTGACGGATGAGTTTTGGGTGAAAACGTTGACTCAAATCAAGGAACTGAACGATAAAGGTTACTTCCAACAGGATGCACTGGGTACGAAGGACCCTGCGGCGGGCGCACTGTTTATTCAAGAGAAAGCAGCGATGCTGGCAAGTGGATCGTATCAATTGGCTCAGAACAAGCAGCAGAATCCGAACCTGGAGCAAAAACTGCTTGCACCGATTACAGTAAGTGCAAATCAAGCGAAGTATGAAGGGGTGCATACCACCACATTCATGCTCGCGGTGAACAGCAAATCGAAACATCCGGAAGAAGCGAAGAAGTTCCTCGAATTCCTGAGCAATCCGGAAGTGGCGAGCGAGTATGCCAACCAGACGGGACAGAATGTAACGGTGAATGATGTGAAGTACGATACGCCTGAGCTTCAGGTAGCGGGAGAATGGGCGAGCAAAAAGACCGTGTTCCAGCCACGGTTCACCATCCTGAACGGAGACAATCAAAAAGCAGTGACTAACTCCATTCAGGCTGTGCTAAGCGGAACTTCTCCAGAAGAAGCAGCACAGCAGGCACAAGCGATCATTGATCAGCATATTGGGAAATAA
- a CDS encoding LLM class flavin-dependent oxidoreductase — translation MKFGWFLPTAGDGKYVGVAPEREPSLDYLVDVAQTAEKAGFEFVLIPTGGACLDAWVVGSAVMSHTKTLRPLVAIRPGLVTPVLAARMGAALDQLSGGRAMINVVTGSSVRDLEELGDPLAHAHDERYVRASEYMEVMKRSWTQSTGLNLTEFAGSGSKSSADAPSDPNPEFNGQYYNFKGPVGMPETVQNPHPPFYLGGSSPIAKKVAVEHADTFLMWGEPHDWIQEQIEEIEVIRQQVKEETGQDRQLRYGMRAQVLIRDTEEEAWAAAWEIISKVPPEAIEKAKAAFAETDATNQRRQNELRELSEKQQFVVGPNLWTGLSVVRSGGAILIVGTAEQVAERLMEYGDLGVTTFILSGYPHLEEAEIFGRTVMPIIREKWKTRQKQHQVTTN, via the coding sequence ATGAAGTTTGGATGGTTTTTGCCTACAGCAGGGGATGGTAAGTATGTAGGGGTTGCCCCAGAGCGGGAGCCGAGTCTGGATTATCTCGTCGATGTGGCACAGACGGCGGAGAAGGCAGGATTCGAATTTGTACTGATTCCGACAGGGGGAGCCTGTCTGGACGCGTGGGTGGTTGGCTCGGCTGTGATGAGTCATACGAAGACATTGCGTCCCCTTGTCGCCATTCGCCCGGGTTTGGTTACACCCGTACTCGCTGCACGAATGGGAGCGGCACTGGATCAGCTCTCTGGTGGTCGCGCCATGATCAATGTGGTGACAGGCAGTTCCGTTCGAGATCTGGAGGAACTCGGTGATCCACTGGCACATGCGCATGATGAGCGGTATGTGCGGGCGAGCGAGTATATGGAAGTCATGAAGCGTTCATGGACTCAATCGACGGGACTGAATCTGACGGAGTTTGCTGGAAGCGGTTCAAAATCTAGTGCAGATGCACCCAGCGATCCCAATCCTGAATTCAACGGGCAGTATTACAATTTCAAAGGACCGGTAGGCATGCCGGAGACGGTGCAAAATCCGCATCCACCATTCTATCTGGGAGGAAGTTCACCGATTGCCAAGAAGGTCGCTGTTGAACATGCAGATACGTTCCTCATGTGGGGCGAGCCTCATGACTGGATTCAGGAGCAGATCGAAGAGATCGAGGTCATCCGTCAGCAGGTGAAAGAGGAAACGGGACAAGATCGTCAGCTCCGTTACGGCATGCGTGCTCAGGTACTCATTCGGGATACCGAAGAAGAAGCATGGGCAGCAGCTTGGGAGATTATTAGCAAAGTACCACCAGAAGCGATCGAGAAAGCCAAAGCCGCTTTTGCCGAGACGGATGCAACCAACCAACGCAGACAGAACGAGCTACGGGAACTGTCCGAGAAGCAGCAGTTTGTCGTAGGTCCCAACCTGTGGACAGGCTTGTCCGTTGTGCGTTCCGGCGGTGCGATCCTCATTGTAGGTACAGCCGAACAGGTCGCAGAGCGCTTGATGGAATATGGAGATCTGGGTGTTACAACCTTCATTCTGTCCGGTTACCCGCATCTGGAAGAAGCCGAAATCTTCGGCCGGACCGTGATGCCCATCATTCGCGAGAAATGGAAAACAAGACAGAAGCAGCATCAAGTTACTACTAACTAA
- a CDS encoding AraC family transcriptional regulator: MTESMKEDHHEFLDIIFFTPSEFEKAGGAWPIRIGRNVAKTNYHIGPRTTPYHYLLFVLEGEGTFIQNGQRHALRARDAFCLFPHVTHEYWTDPEDTLQKIFIAFDGTYAAELLSRIGLTPDSPYRSGVLTPETASAMRSFMEDVRKPQDGASDLGRLTRFLSLFDRIARSPATKGLQPDSATPWLQKGKEYMDIHFAGGISVEGVSAHAGVDRTHFAKQFRKAYGLSPVQYIQQLKMTQAKRLLVQTPLSLTEVAHSVGYPDLFSFSKAFKKQVGLPPNRYRTAESTKD, translated from the coding sequence ATGACCGAGAGCATGAAGGAGGACCACCATGAGTTTTTGGATATTATTTTCTTCACTCCATCTGAATTCGAGAAAGCTGGTGGCGCCTGGCCGATTCGCATTGGCCGCAACGTAGCCAAGACCAACTATCATATTGGCCCTCGTACCACACCTTATCATTATTTGCTATTTGTGCTGGAGGGGGAAGGTACATTCATACAGAACGGACAGCGTCACGCCCTTCGAGCCAGGGATGCGTTCTGTCTATTTCCGCATGTTACTCATGAGTACTGGACGGACCCGGAGGACACGTTGCAGAAAATATTTATTGCCTTTGACGGTACATATGCAGCCGAACTGCTGTCTCGAATTGGACTTACACCCGACTCACCGTATCGTTCAGGTGTACTTACTCCGGAGACTGCAAGCGCCATGCGCTCGTTCATGGAGGATGTTCGCAAACCTCAGGATGGAGCCAGCGATCTGGGAAGACTCACCCGGTTTCTAAGCCTATTTGACCGGATTGCCCGTTCCCCTGCGACCAAAGGATTGCAACCGGATTCAGCCACGCCTTGGCTTCAGAAAGGCAAGGAATACATGGACATTCATTTTGCAGGCGGCATCTCTGTGGAAGGTGTGTCCGCTCATGCGGGTGTAGATCGAACCCATTTTGCCAAACAGTTCCGCAAAGCCTATGGTCTGTCTCCCGTGCAATATATCCAGCAATTGAAAATGACCCAAGCCAAACGTCTGCTCGTGCAGACGCCGCTAAGCTTAACTGAAGTGGCTCATTCCGTAGGTTACCCGGACTTGTTCTCCTTCTCCAAAGCGTTCAAAAAGCAAGTTGGGCTACCTCCCAATCGCTATCGTACAGCGGAGAGCACGAAAGATTGA
- a CDS encoding nucleotide sugar dehydrogenase, whose product MENQQFHTLLNAIENKEAVLGVVGLGYVGLPLAVEMVNQGFTVIGIDLDASKVESIYQGDSYIHDISSEELKKVMQSGRFQPTTDYSMLRVIDALSICVPTPLSENQDPDTSYIETVVDQIKLHMKPGMLITLESTTYPGTTEELIQQQLDKIGQEAGKDYFLCFSPERVDPSNGRFTTFNTPKVIGGTTEACLKLGTALYSKYVETVVPVSSPKVAEMSKLLENTFRSVNIAFVNEMAMMCDRMGIDIWEVIDAAATKPFGFMPFYPGPGIGGHCIPLDPMYLSWKAKGFRFYSKFIELAQSTNDNMPYYVLNKTSTILNEYAKSVRKSNILLLGMSYKPNIADLRESPGLEVYELFKESGANVSYYDPHADSFQDKHGETVHSEAFNLEQFKKYDCIVLITNHSDLPYFDIAEMGVPILDTRNAFRSYTHPHIYKIGHSVQHPVLEPSEALLV is encoded by the coding sequence ATGGAGAATCAACAATTCCACACATTACTGAATGCGATTGAAAATAAAGAAGCTGTACTCGGCGTTGTCGGGCTCGGTTACGTAGGACTTCCACTTGCCGTGGAAATGGTCAATCAAGGTTTCACGGTAATCGGAATTGATCTGGATGCGTCCAAAGTAGAAAGTATCTATCAAGGAGATTCCTATATTCACGATATTTCGTCCGAAGAGTTGAAAAAAGTAATGCAAAGCGGTCGTTTCCAGCCAACGACAGATTACAGTATGCTGCGTGTGATCGATGCACTCAGTATCTGCGTACCGACACCGCTTAGTGAGAATCAGGACCCGGATACATCTTACATCGAGACCGTTGTGGATCAGATCAAACTGCATATGAAACCAGGCATGCTGATTACCTTGGAGAGCACCACTTATCCGGGTACTACCGAAGAACTGATCCAGCAGCAGCTGGACAAGATCGGACAAGAAGCAGGTAAAGACTATTTCCTCTGCTTCTCACCTGAACGTGTGGACCCGTCGAACGGACGTTTCACAACATTTAATACGCCGAAAGTAATCGGGGGCACAACTGAAGCTTGCTTGAAGCTCGGAACAGCGCTATATAGCAAATATGTAGAAACCGTAGTACCGGTATCTTCGCCGAAAGTGGCTGAGATGTCCAAACTGCTGGAGAACACATTCCGCAGTGTGAACATTGCCTTTGTAAATGAAATGGCGATGATGTGTGACCGTATGGGTATCGATATCTGGGAAGTTATTGACGCGGCGGCGACGAAACCATTTGGTTTCATGCCATTCTATCCAGGCCCAGGCATCGGTGGACACTGCATCCCGCTTGATCCGATGTACCTGTCATGGAAGGCCAAAGGCTTCCGTTTCTATAGCAAATTCATTGAGCTGGCGCAATCCACCAATGACAACATGCCATATTATGTATTGAACAAAACGTCAACGATTCTGAACGAATACGCTAAATCCGTACGTAAATCCAATATTCTGCTCCTTGGCATGTCGTACAAGCCTAATATTGCCGACCTGCGTGAATCACCAGGACTGGAAGTATATGAACTGTTCAAGGAAAGTGGAGCTAACGTTAGCTACTACGATCCACATGCGGATTCCTTCCAGGATAAACATGGCGAGACCGTACACAGCGAAGCGTTCAATCTGGAGCAGTTCAAGAAGTACGATTGCATCGTGCTGATCACCAACCACAGCGATTTGCCTTACTTTGATATTGCCGAGATGGGTGTACCGATTCTGGATACACGTAATGCATTCCGTTCATACACACATCCGCATATCTACAAGATTGGTCACTCGGTACAGCATCCTGTGCTTGAGCCAAGTGAAGCGTTGCTCGTCTGA